From Acidobacteriota bacterium, the proteins below share one genomic window:
- a CDS encoding radical SAM protein, whose translation MAHSETTSRRLAEAHRSHERRWRDNRYVYGVVSRRSRGLSIGINLNPGRECDFDCVYCQVDRRGSRPPGVDFALLERELDGILRAERDGSLYADPPFSLLDAAERGVRDLAFSGDGEPTLHPRLAEAVRIAAAARTRFGLDAARLVLLTNAGRLDRPDVGAALAALYAHGGEVWAKLDAGFEAWFRRVNRARAPLGRVLENILGAARDRPLVIQSLWMRLGSAGPPPGEIEAWCGRIGDIVAGGGRIRAVHLYTVARSPADRAVSPLGPRDLEAIAAVLRASVPVTVEIFP comes from the coding sequence ATGGCGCATTCAGAAACAACCTCCCGAAGATTGGCGGAGGCGCACCGGAGCCACGAGCGGCGCTGGCGGGACAACCGGTATGTCTACGGTGTCGTCTCCCGGAGAAGCCGCGGCCTCTCGATCGGGATCAACCTCAACCCCGGCCGGGAGTGCGACTTCGATTGCGTGTATTGCCAGGTGGACCGCCGGGGCTCCCGCCCGCCCGGGGTCGATTTCGCGCTGCTCGAGCGGGAGCTGGACGGCATCCTGCGGGCGGAGCGGGACGGGTCGCTCTACGCCGATCCCCCCTTCTCCCTCCTCGACGCGGCCGAACGGGGGGTTCGGGACCTGGCCTTTTCGGGGGACGGGGAGCCGACCCTGCACCCCCGGCTCGCGGAGGCGGTGCGCATCGCGGCCGCCGCGCGCACGCGCTTCGGGCTCGACGCCGCCCGGCTCGTGCTGCTGACCAACGCCGGGCGGCTCGACCGGCCGGACGTCGGCGCGGCGCTCGCCGCACTCTACGCCCATGGCGGCGAGGTATGGGCCAAGCTCGATGCGGGTTTCGAAGCCTGGTTCCGGCGGGTGAACCGGGCGCGCGCGCCGCTGGGGCGCGTTCTCGAAAACATCCTCGGCGCCGCCCGGGACCGGCCGCTCGTGATCCAGTCGCTCTGGATGCGGCTGGGGAGCGCCGGGCCCCCTCCCGGGGAGATCGAGGCCTGGTGCGGGCGGATCGGGGACATCGTCGCGGGAGGGGGGCGGATCCGCGCCGTCCACCTCTATACCGTCGCCCGGAGCCCGGCGGACAGGGCCGTCTCCCCGCTCGGTCCGCGCGATCTCGAAGCGATCGCGGCCGTGCTCCGGGCCTCGGTTC